In a genomic window of Epinephelus lanceolatus isolate andai-2023 chromosome 3, ASM4190304v1, whole genome shotgun sequence:
- the pla2g6 gene encoding 85/88 kDa calcium-independent phospholipase A2 isoform X2, with protein MQFLGRLLDTVSSVSTLFTNPYRVRDVPLADYAGGGKILLKEEGRMILYRNTQCQSWDCLLMCPETPNVTLRLFQVASEEDAMNWFPQYALKLRPFYETLPLKAETAQPIVDCIRSHPDWSSAHIAVETGLRECLKHNYVQSQINARNASGQTPLHRACERGDSACVKELLEESQARTDIKDCNGETPMHCAAKQDTSAIIQIMCSRLCPGVNELNSNGETPLHVACRLGRVDAVKALLEGGAKCDVKGGTGYAIHSAMKYSEKGCVEEILKADPGQLHAEDSMYGGTPLHWSKTAEMCRLLLEHGCAVNYLSKTGESPLHILTKKGRFEAAMVLLTHGANANLKGQDGNTALHLAMKKDHIELIKALIVFGADVEIHNDLGETPGLIAARTSKGPNRKILLDMLCSVGVQRCLPPSPGSPPPFSNNAKPPSNKGIGFEDIMYMGAAVSAMSRGKSEVDGPRMEKKKMDRLLCLDGGGIKGLVLIQMLIALEREAGRPTRELFDWVAGTSTGGILALAIIHGKSMEYLRCLYFRMKEQVFRGSRPYESAPLEDFLKKEFGENTKMTDVRYPRVMVTSVLADRHPGELHIFRNYDPPSVHREPPYATTATFKPLTTPQEQLVWRAARSSGAAPTYFRPMGRFLDGGLLANNPTLDAMSEIHQYNKALKVEGHGNEVKKLGIVVSLGTGKPPQVVVSSVDVFRPSNPLELAKSFVGAKELGKMLVDCCTDSDGCAVDRAAAWCEMIDTIYHRLSPQLSQEVMLDEVSDAVLVDMLWETQMYLYEKREKLQSLAKVLLDK; from the exons ATGCAGTTCCTTGGCCGTCTCTTAGacactgtgtcctctgtgtcaaCCCTCTTCACCAACCCCTACCGGGTCAGGGATGTGCCGCTGGCTGACTACGCTGGGGGAGGCAAGATCCTTCTGAAAGAGGAAGGACGCATGATCCTGTACAGAAACACTCAATGCCAGTCATGGGACTGTCTGCTAATGTGCCCTGAGACGCCTAATGTCACTCTGAG GCTGTTTCAGGTGGCGTCAGAGGAGGACGCCATGAACTGGTTCCCCCAGTATGCCCTCAAGCTTCGGCCATTTTATGAGACACTTCCTCTGAAGGCTGAGACCGCCCAGCCAATCGTGGACTGCATCCGCAGCCATCCTGACTGGAGCTCCGCCCACATTGCCGTGGAAACAGGCCTGAGAGAGTGTCTCAAACATAACTATGTACAGAG TCAGATCAATGCTCGGAATGCATCAGGTCAGACGCCGCTGCACCGGGCATGTGAGCGTGGCGACTCTGCATGCGTGAAGGAGCTGTTGGAGGAAAGCCAGGCTCGCACCGACATCAAAGACTGCAATGGGGAGACGCCCATGCACTGCGCGGCCAAGCAGGATACTTCTGCCATAATCCAG ATCATGTGCTCGCGGTTGTGTCCGGGGGTGAACGAGCTGAATAGCAACGGAGAGACGCCGCTCCATGTGGCCTGCCGTCTGGGACGCGTGGATGCCGTAAAAGCTCTGTTGGAGGGTGGGGCCAAGTGTGATGTCAAAGGTGGCACTGGCTACGCGATTCACAGTGCCATGAAGTACAGTGAGAAGGG CTGTGTGGAGGAGATCCTCAAAGCGGACCCAGGCCAGCTCCATGCTGAGGACTCCATGTATGGAGGGACGCCTCTCCACTGGTCCAAAACTGCTGAG ATGTGTCGTTTGCTGCTGGAACACGGCTGTGCAGTGAACTACCTCAGTAAGACCGGAGAGAGCCCCCTCCATATTCTGACCAAGAAGGGGCGCTTTGAGGCAGCCATGGTGCTGCTCACCCACGGAGCGAATGCCAACCTGAAGGGACAGGATGGAAACACAGCTCTACACCTCGCTATGAAG AAGGACCACATAGAGCTGATCAAAGCTCTCATTGTGTTCGGGGCTGATGTGGAGATCCACAACGACCTGGGAGAGACACCTGGACTCATCGCTGCTCGCACCAGCAAAG GTCCTAATAGAAAGATACTGCTGGACATGCTGTGTAGTGTAGGGGTCCAGCGGTGCCTCCCACCCTCCCCTGGCAGTCCTCCCCCCTTCTCCAACAACGCCAAGCCTCCAAGCAATAAAGGCATAG GGTTTGAGGACATCATGTATATGGGGGCTGCCGTCAGTGCAATGAGCAGAGGCAAATCTGAAGTGGACGGCCCCAGAATGGAGAAAAAGAA GATGGACAGACTGCTGTGTCTGGATGGTGGAGGTATTAAAGGCCTGGTGTTGATCCAGATGTTGATTGCGCTGGAGAGAGAAGCCGGTCGGCCCACCAGAGAGCTCTTTGACTGGGTAGCTGGCACCAGCACGGGTGGCATCCTGGCCCTCGCTATAATCcacg GTAAATCCATGGAGTACCTGCGCTGCCTGTACTTTAGAATGAAGGAGCAGGTTTTCAGGGGGTCACGACCTTATGAATCAGCACCACTGGAGGACTTCCTGAAGAAAGAGTTTGGGGAGAACACCAAGATGACAGACGTCCGATACCCCAG GGTGATGGTGACCAGCGTTCTAGCAGACAGACATCCAGGTGAGCTGCACATCTTCAGGAACTATGACCCTCCCTCCGTCCACAGAGAGCCACCATATGCCACCACTGCCACGTTCAAGCCCCTCACCACCCCACAAG AACAACTTGTGTGGCGAGCTGCCCGCTCCAGCGGCGCTGCCCCCACCTACTTCCGACCAATGGGCCGCTTTCTGGATGGAGGGCTACTGGCCAATAACCCGACATTAGACGCCATGTCAGAAATCCATCAGTACAATAAAGCTTTAAAAGTAGAG GGCCATGGAAACGAAGTCAAGAAGTTGGGTATAGTGGTCTCTCTTGGTACAG GTAAACCTCCTCAGGTGGTGGTGAGCTCTGTGGATGTTTTCCGACCCTCCAACCCTCTGGAGCTGGCCAAGAGCTTCGTAGGAGCCAAGGAGCTGGGCAAGATGCTGGTGGACTGT TGTACAGACTCTGATGGCTGCGCAGTAGACAGAGCCGCAGCCTGGTGTGAAATGATCGACACCATCTACCACAG ATTGAGTCCCCAGTTGTCTCAGGAAGTGATGCTGGACGAGGTGAGTGACGCAGTCCTGGTGGACATGTTGTGGGAAACGCAGATGTATCTGTACGAGAAGAGGGAAAAGCTACAGTCCCTGGCAAAGGTGCTACTGGACAAATGA
- the pla2g6 gene encoding 85/88 kDa calcium-independent phospholipase A2 isoform X3 yields the protein MQFLGRLLDTVSSVSTLFTNPYRVRDVPLADYAGGGKILLKEEGRMILYRNTQCQSWDCLLMCPETPNVTLRLFQVASEEDAMNWFPQYALKLRPFYETLPLKAETAQPIVDCIRSHPDWSSAHIAVETGLRECLKHNYVQSQINARNASGQTPLHRACERGDSACVKELLEESQARTDIKDCNGETPMHCAAKQDTSAIIQIMCSRLCPGVNELNSNGETPLHVACRLGRVDAVKALLEGGAKCDVKGGTGYAIHSAMKYSEKGCVEEILKADPGQLHAEDSMYGGTPLHWSKTAEMCRLLLEHGCAVNYLSKTGESPLHILTKKGRFEAAMVLLTHGANANLKGQDGNTALHLAMKKDHIELIKALIVFGADVEIHNDLGETPGLIAARTSKGFEDIMYMGAAVSAMSRGKSEVDGPRMEKKKMDRLLCLDGGGIKGLVLIQMLIALEREAGRPTRELFDWVAGTSTGGILALAIIHGKSMEYLRCLYFRMKEQVFRGSRPYESAPLEDFLKKEFGENTKMTDVRYPRVMVTSVLADRHPGELHIFRNYDPPSVHREPPYATTATFKPLTTPQGWEDEDVLIVGYTEEPPRKRRKVTDEEQLVWRAARSSGAAPTYFRPMGRFLDGGLLANNPTLDAMSEIHQYNKALKVEGHGNEVKKLGIVVSLGTGKPPQVVVSSVDVFRPSNPLELAKSFVGAKELGKMLVDCCTDSDGCAVDRAAAWCEMIDTIYHRLSPQLSQEVMLDEVSDAVLVDMLWETQMYLYEKREKLQSLAKVLLDK from the exons ATGCAGTTCCTTGGCCGTCTCTTAGacactgtgtcctctgtgtcaaCCCTCTTCACCAACCCCTACCGGGTCAGGGATGTGCCGCTGGCTGACTACGCTGGGGGAGGCAAGATCCTTCTGAAAGAGGAAGGACGCATGATCCTGTACAGAAACACTCAATGCCAGTCATGGGACTGTCTGCTAATGTGCCCTGAGACGCCTAATGTCACTCTGAG GCTGTTTCAGGTGGCGTCAGAGGAGGACGCCATGAACTGGTTCCCCCAGTATGCCCTCAAGCTTCGGCCATTTTATGAGACACTTCCTCTGAAGGCTGAGACCGCCCAGCCAATCGTGGACTGCATCCGCAGCCATCCTGACTGGAGCTCCGCCCACATTGCCGTGGAAACAGGCCTGAGAGAGTGTCTCAAACATAACTATGTACAGAG TCAGATCAATGCTCGGAATGCATCAGGTCAGACGCCGCTGCACCGGGCATGTGAGCGTGGCGACTCTGCATGCGTGAAGGAGCTGTTGGAGGAAAGCCAGGCTCGCACCGACATCAAAGACTGCAATGGGGAGACGCCCATGCACTGCGCGGCCAAGCAGGATACTTCTGCCATAATCCAG ATCATGTGCTCGCGGTTGTGTCCGGGGGTGAACGAGCTGAATAGCAACGGAGAGACGCCGCTCCATGTGGCCTGCCGTCTGGGACGCGTGGATGCCGTAAAAGCTCTGTTGGAGGGTGGGGCCAAGTGTGATGTCAAAGGTGGCACTGGCTACGCGATTCACAGTGCCATGAAGTACAGTGAGAAGGG CTGTGTGGAGGAGATCCTCAAAGCGGACCCAGGCCAGCTCCATGCTGAGGACTCCATGTATGGAGGGACGCCTCTCCACTGGTCCAAAACTGCTGAG ATGTGTCGTTTGCTGCTGGAACACGGCTGTGCAGTGAACTACCTCAGTAAGACCGGAGAGAGCCCCCTCCATATTCTGACCAAGAAGGGGCGCTTTGAGGCAGCCATGGTGCTGCTCACCCACGGAGCGAATGCCAACCTGAAGGGACAGGATGGAAACACAGCTCTACACCTCGCTATGAAG AAGGACCACATAGAGCTGATCAAAGCTCTCATTGTGTTCGGGGCTGATGTGGAGATCCACAACGACCTGGGAGAGACACCTGGACTCATCGCTGCTCGCACCAGCAAAG GGTTTGAGGACATCATGTATATGGGGGCTGCCGTCAGTGCAATGAGCAGAGGCAAATCTGAAGTGGACGGCCCCAGAATGGAGAAAAAGAA GATGGACAGACTGCTGTGTCTGGATGGTGGAGGTATTAAAGGCCTGGTGTTGATCCAGATGTTGATTGCGCTGGAGAGAGAAGCCGGTCGGCCCACCAGAGAGCTCTTTGACTGGGTAGCTGGCACCAGCACGGGTGGCATCCTGGCCCTCGCTATAATCcacg GTAAATCCATGGAGTACCTGCGCTGCCTGTACTTTAGAATGAAGGAGCAGGTTTTCAGGGGGTCACGACCTTATGAATCAGCACCACTGGAGGACTTCCTGAAGAAAGAGTTTGGGGAGAACACCAAGATGACAGACGTCCGATACCCCAG GGTGATGGTGACCAGCGTTCTAGCAGACAGACATCCAGGTGAGCTGCACATCTTCAGGAACTATGACCCTCCCTCCGTCCACAGAGAGCCACCATATGCCACCACTGCCACGTTCAAGCCCCTCACCACCCCACAAG GATGGGAGGATGAGGATGTATTGATAGTAGGATACACAGAGGAGCCACCCAGAAAACGTAGGAAGGTGACGGATGAAG AACAACTTGTGTGGCGAGCTGCCCGCTCCAGCGGCGCTGCCCCCACCTACTTCCGACCAATGGGCCGCTTTCTGGATGGAGGGCTACTGGCCAATAACCCGACATTAGACGCCATGTCAGAAATCCATCAGTACAATAAAGCTTTAAAAGTAGAG GGCCATGGAAACGAAGTCAAGAAGTTGGGTATAGTGGTCTCTCTTGGTACAG GTAAACCTCCTCAGGTGGTGGTGAGCTCTGTGGATGTTTTCCGACCCTCCAACCCTCTGGAGCTGGCCAAGAGCTTCGTAGGAGCCAAGGAGCTGGGCAAGATGCTGGTGGACTGT TGTACAGACTCTGATGGCTGCGCAGTAGACAGAGCCGCAGCCTGGTGTGAAATGATCGACACCATCTACCACAG ATTGAGTCCCCAGTTGTCTCAGGAAGTGATGCTGGACGAGGTGAGTGACGCAGTCCTGGTGGACATGTTGTGGGAAACGCAGATGTATCTGTACGAGAAGAGGGAAAAGCTACAGTCCCTGGCAAAGGTGCTACTGGACAAATGA
- the pla2g6 gene encoding 85/88 kDa calcium-independent phospholipase A2 isoform X1, which produces MQFLGRLLDTVSSVSTLFTNPYRVRDVPLADYAGGGKILLKEEGRMILYRNTQCQSWDCLLMCPETPNVTLRLFQVASEEDAMNWFPQYALKLRPFYETLPLKAETAQPIVDCIRSHPDWSSAHIAVETGLRECLKHNYVQSQINARNASGQTPLHRACERGDSACVKELLEESQARTDIKDCNGETPMHCAAKQDTSAIIQIMCSRLCPGVNELNSNGETPLHVACRLGRVDAVKALLEGGAKCDVKGGTGYAIHSAMKYSEKGCVEEILKADPGQLHAEDSMYGGTPLHWSKTAEMCRLLLEHGCAVNYLSKTGESPLHILTKKGRFEAAMVLLTHGANANLKGQDGNTALHLAMKKDHIELIKALIVFGADVEIHNDLGETPGLIAARTSKGPNRKILLDMLCSVGVQRCLPPSPGSPPPFSNNAKPPSNKGIGFEDIMYMGAAVSAMSRGKSEVDGPRMEKKKMDRLLCLDGGGIKGLVLIQMLIALEREAGRPTRELFDWVAGTSTGGILALAIIHGKSMEYLRCLYFRMKEQVFRGSRPYESAPLEDFLKKEFGENTKMTDVRYPRVMVTSVLADRHPGELHIFRNYDPPSVHREPPYATTATFKPLTTPQGWEDEDVLIVGYTEEPPRKRRKVTDEEQLVWRAARSSGAAPTYFRPMGRFLDGGLLANNPTLDAMSEIHQYNKALKVEGHGNEVKKLGIVVSLGTGKPPQVVVSSVDVFRPSNPLELAKSFVGAKELGKMLVDCCTDSDGCAVDRAAAWCEMIDTIYHRLSPQLSQEVMLDEVSDAVLVDMLWETQMYLYEKREKLQSLAKVLLDK; this is translated from the exons ATGCAGTTCCTTGGCCGTCTCTTAGacactgtgtcctctgtgtcaaCCCTCTTCACCAACCCCTACCGGGTCAGGGATGTGCCGCTGGCTGACTACGCTGGGGGAGGCAAGATCCTTCTGAAAGAGGAAGGACGCATGATCCTGTACAGAAACACTCAATGCCAGTCATGGGACTGTCTGCTAATGTGCCCTGAGACGCCTAATGTCACTCTGAG GCTGTTTCAGGTGGCGTCAGAGGAGGACGCCATGAACTGGTTCCCCCAGTATGCCCTCAAGCTTCGGCCATTTTATGAGACACTTCCTCTGAAGGCTGAGACCGCCCAGCCAATCGTGGACTGCATCCGCAGCCATCCTGACTGGAGCTCCGCCCACATTGCCGTGGAAACAGGCCTGAGAGAGTGTCTCAAACATAACTATGTACAGAG TCAGATCAATGCTCGGAATGCATCAGGTCAGACGCCGCTGCACCGGGCATGTGAGCGTGGCGACTCTGCATGCGTGAAGGAGCTGTTGGAGGAAAGCCAGGCTCGCACCGACATCAAAGACTGCAATGGGGAGACGCCCATGCACTGCGCGGCCAAGCAGGATACTTCTGCCATAATCCAG ATCATGTGCTCGCGGTTGTGTCCGGGGGTGAACGAGCTGAATAGCAACGGAGAGACGCCGCTCCATGTGGCCTGCCGTCTGGGACGCGTGGATGCCGTAAAAGCTCTGTTGGAGGGTGGGGCCAAGTGTGATGTCAAAGGTGGCACTGGCTACGCGATTCACAGTGCCATGAAGTACAGTGAGAAGGG CTGTGTGGAGGAGATCCTCAAAGCGGACCCAGGCCAGCTCCATGCTGAGGACTCCATGTATGGAGGGACGCCTCTCCACTGGTCCAAAACTGCTGAG ATGTGTCGTTTGCTGCTGGAACACGGCTGTGCAGTGAACTACCTCAGTAAGACCGGAGAGAGCCCCCTCCATATTCTGACCAAGAAGGGGCGCTTTGAGGCAGCCATGGTGCTGCTCACCCACGGAGCGAATGCCAACCTGAAGGGACAGGATGGAAACACAGCTCTACACCTCGCTATGAAG AAGGACCACATAGAGCTGATCAAAGCTCTCATTGTGTTCGGGGCTGATGTGGAGATCCACAACGACCTGGGAGAGACACCTGGACTCATCGCTGCTCGCACCAGCAAAG GTCCTAATAGAAAGATACTGCTGGACATGCTGTGTAGTGTAGGGGTCCAGCGGTGCCTCCCACCCTCCCCTGGCAGTCCTCCCCCCTTCTCCAACAACGCCAAGCCTCCAAGCAATAAAGGCATAG GGTTTGAGGACATCATGTATATGGGGGCTGCCGTCAGTGCAATGAGCAGAGGCAAATCTGAAGTGGACGGCCCCAGAATGGAGAAAAAGAA GATGGACAGACTGCTGTGTCTGGATGGTGGAGGTATTAAAGGCCTGGTGTTGATCCAGATGTTGATTGCGCTGGAGAGAGAAGCCGGTCGGCCCACCAGAGAGCTCTTTGACTGGGTAGCTGGCACCAGCACGGGTGGCATCCTGGCCCTCGCTATAATCcacg GTAAATCCATGGAGTACCTGCGCTGCCTGTACTTTAGAATGAAGGAGCAGGTTTTCAGGGGGTCACGACCTTATGAATCAGCACCACTGGAGGACTTCCTGAAGAAAGAGTTTGGGGAGAACACCAAGATGACAGACGTCCGATACCCCAG GGTGATGGTGACCAGCGTTCTAGCAGACAGACATCCAGGTGAGCTGCACATCTTCAGGAACTATGACCCTCCCTCCGTCCACAGAGAGCCACCATATGCCACCACTGCCACGTTCAAGCCCCTCACCACCCCACAAG GATGGGAGGATGAGGATGTATTGATAGTAGGATACACAGAGGAGCCACCCAGAAAACGTAGGAAGGTGACGGATGAAG AACAACTTGTGTGGCGAGCTGCCCGCTCCAGCGGCGCTGCCCCCACCTACTTCCGACCAATGGGCCGCTTTCTGGATGGAGGGCTACTGGCCAATAACCCGACATTAGACGCCATGTCAGAAATCCATCAGTACAATAAAGCTTTAAAAGTAGAG GGCCATGGAAACGAAGTCAAGAAGTTGGGTATAGTGGTCTCTCTTGGTACAG GTAAACCTCCTCAGGTGGTGGTGAGCTCTGTGGATGTTTTCCGACCCTCCAACCCTCTGGAGCTGGCCAAGAGCTTCGTAGGAGCCAAGGAGCTGGGCAAGATGCTGGTGGACTGT TGTACAGACTCTGATGGCTGCGCAGTAGACAGAGCCGCAGCCTGGTGTGAAATGATCGACACCATCTACCACAG ATTGAGTCCCCAGTTGTCTCAGGAAGTGATGCTGGACGAGGTGAGTGACGCAGTCCTGGTGGACATGTTGTGGGAAACGCAGATGTATCTGTACGAGAAGAGGGAAAAGCTACAGTCCCTGGCAAAGGTGCTACTGGACAAATGA
- the cbx6a gene encoding chromobox protein homolog 6a isoform X1 gives MELSAVGDRVFAAEAILKRRVRKGRLEYLVKWKGWAMKHSTWEPEENILDDRLILGFERKEREREMHGPKKRGPKPKNFVLKALAQKGGPSSRGSNARQTISRSSSSTSRRATPSSSASPHLASSSSSSSSSSSSTVAPTPKLNSLAATHKLKKDIHRCHRMSRRPLPRSDPMAASFSNPGGFPSRVHVSPFSETVRILNRRVKPREVKRGRIILNLKVIDKPGRGGTAAGSRNITTGRQNIPSRNRIIGKKGEAPYRPFQPPLKMLGFPMYGKPFGLQCGGPLSFHSHPGSSTGARDTHSTSSQYQSPPSPSSSSSSEGKSSTSAAQPQPATGASPSSEGPKSSKPHTETQKGQSAKLAAPAPSSDANSTASASQFLPASPSSSLEDEEEDSTLDRLATPEGGRKSPRQCRAKRQPSTTPASVTPGDQSSAPAEPQRVPAEGDPDWHPEMAPSCKDVVVTDVTTNLVTVTIKEFPSPASCPASPSASPENASSPPPCTTIDDPSPPKP, from the exons ATGGAGCTGTCGGCGGTGGGAGATCGCGTTTTCGCCGCGGAAGCCATACTGAAACGCCGCGTCCGTAAG GGAAGACTTGAATACCTGGTAAAATGGAAAGGATGGGCAATGAA GCACAGCACTTGGGAGCCAGAGGAGAATATCCTGGATGACAGGCTGATACTGGGCTTTGAGCGAAA ggaACGGGAAAGGGAAATGCATGGGCCGAAGAAACGGGGACCAAAACCCAAAAACTTTGTCTTGAAG GCTCTTGCTCAGAAAGGAGGGCCCAGCAGCCGGGGCTCAAATGCCCGTCAAACTATATCTCGCTCCTCTTCGTCCACTTCCAGACGAGCAACTCCTTCCTCCTCAGCCTCACCTCATTTAGCAtcttcgtcctcctcctcctcctcctcctcctcttccactgTGGCACCCACTCCCAAACTCAATTCCCTTGCAGCCACCCACAAGCTGAAGAAAGACATTCACCGTTGCCACCGGATGTCCAGGCGCCCCCTGCCCCGCTCAGACCCCATGGCAGCCTCCTTCTCCAACCCTGGTGGCTTCCCCTCCCGCGTGCACGTCTCCCCCTTCTCTGAGACCGTCCGCATCCTCAACCGTAGAGTCAAACCCCGGGAGGTCAAGAGAGGTCGCATCATCCTCAACTTGAAGGTCATTGACAAGCCAGGTAGGGGTGGCACAGCTGCAGGCAGCCGGAATATCACAACAGGACGCCAAAATATCCCCTCCCGCAATCGCATCATCGGGAAGAAGGGAGAGGCACCCTATAGACCTTTCCAGCCCCCTCTGAAGATGCTCGGTTTCCCGATGTATGGGAAGCCATTTGGGCTGCAGTGTGGAGGCCCTTTGTCCTTTCACTCCCACCCAGGCTCCAGCACAGGGGCCAGGGACACCCACTCTACTTCCTCCCAGTACCAGTCACCTCCTTCTCCGTCTAGCTCCAGCAGCTCTGAAGGAAAATCTAGCACCTCAGCTGCTCAGCCCCAGCCTGCCACAGGAGCCTCACCTTCCAGCGAGGGTCCCAAGTCCAGTAAACCTCACACAGAGACCCAGAAGGGCCAGAGTGCCAAGCTAGCTGCTCCTGCCCCGTCCTCAGATGCAAACTCCACTGCGTCAGCATCACAATTCCTCCCTGCCTCACCATCATCTTCCTTggaagacgaggaggaggacagcACCCTTGATCGTTTGGCGACCCCAGAGGGAGGCAGGAAAAGTCCTCGCCAGTGCAGGGCTAAACGCCAGCCGTCCACGACCCCTGCCTCCGTCACCCCTGGGGACCAGAGCTCTGCCCCTGCCGAACCCCAAAGGGTGCCTGCAGAGGGAGACCCCGACTGGCACCCTGAAATGGCACCGAGCTGTAAGGATGTGGTGGTCACCGACGTCACCACCAACCTCGTCACTGTCACCATAAAAGAGTTCCCCTCTCCTGCCTCCTGCCCTGCCTCACCCTCCGCTAGCCCTGAAAAtgcctcctcccctcccccttGCACCACCATTGACGACCCCTCCCCACCCAAGCCATAG
- the cbx6a gene encoding chromobox protein homolog 6a isoform X2 codes for MKHSTWEPEENILDDRLILGFERKEREREMHGPKKRGPKPKNFVLKALAQKGGPSSRGSNARQTISRSSSSTSRRATPSSSASPHLASSSSSSSSSSSSTVAPTPKLNSLAATHKLKKDIHRCHRMSRRPLPRSDPMAASFSNPGGFPSRVHVSPFSETVRILNRRVKPREVKRGRIILNLKVIDKPGRGGTAAGSRNITTGRQNIPSRNRIIGKKGEAPYRPFQPPLKMLGFPMYGKPFGLQCGGPLSFHSHPGSSTGARDTHSTSSQYQSPPSPSSSSSSEGKSSTSAAQPQPATGASPSSEGPKSSKPHTETQKGQSAKLAAPAPSSDANSTASASQFLPASPSSSLEDEEEDSTLDRLATPEGGRKSPRQCRAKRQPSTTPASVTPGDQSSAPAEPQRVPAEGDPDWHPEMAPSCKDVVVTDVTTNLVTVTIKEFPSPASCPASPSASPENASSPPPCTTIDDPSPPKP; via the exons ATGAA GCACAGCACTTGGGAGCCAGAGGAGAATATCCTGGATGACAGGCTGATACTGGGCTTTGAGCGAAA ggaACGGGAAAGGGAAATGCATGGGCCGAAGAAACGGGGACCAAAACCCAAAAACTTTGTCTTGAAG GCTCTTGCTCAGAAAGGAGGGCCCAGCAGCCGGGGCTCAAATGCCCGTCAAACTATATCTCGCTCCTCTTCGTCCACTTCCAGACGAGCAACTCCTTCCTCCTCAGCCTCACCTCATTTAGCAtcttcgtcctcctcctcctcctcctcctcctcttccactgTGGCACCCACTCCCAAACTCAATTCCCTTGCAGCCACCCACAAGCTGAAGAAAGACATTCACCGTTGCCACCGGATGTCCAGGCGCCCCCTGCCCCGCTCAGACCCCATGGCAGCCTCCTTCTCCAACCCTGGTGGCTTCCCCTCCCGCGTGCACGTCTCCCCCTTCTCTGAGACCGTCCGCATCCTCAACCGTAGAGTCAAACCCCGGGAGGTCAAGAGAGGTCGCATCATCCTCAACTTGAAGGTCATTGACAAGCCAGGTAGGGGTGGCACAGCTGCAGGCAGCCGGAATATCACAACAGGACGCCAAAATATCCCCTCCCGCAATCGCATCATCGGGAAGAAGGGAGAGGCACCCTATAGACCTTTCCAGCCCCCTCTGAAGATGCTCGGTTTCCCGATGTATGGGAAGCCATTTGGGCTGCAGTGTGGAGGCCCTTTGTCCTTTCACTCCCACCCAGGCTCCAGCACAGGGGCCAGGGACACCCACTCTACTTCCTCCCAGTACCAGTCACCTCCTTCTCCGTCTAGCTCCAGCAGCTCTGAAGGAAAATCTAGCACCTCAGCTGCTCAGCCCCAGCCTGCCACAGGAGCCTCACCTTCCAGCGAGGGTCCCAAGTCCAGTAAACCTCACACAGAGACCCAGAAGGGCCAGAGTGCCAAGCTAGCTGCTCCTGCCCCGTCCTCAGATGCAAACTCCACTGCGTCAGCATCACAATTCCTCCCTGCCTCACCATCATCTTCCTTggaagacgaggaggaggacagcACCCTTGATCGTTTGGCGACCCCAGAGGGAGGCAGGAAAAGTCCTCGCCAGTGCAGGGCTAAACGCCAGCCGTCCACGACCCCTGCCTCCGTCACCCCTGGGGACCAGAGCTCTGCCCCTGCCGAACCCCAAAGGGTGCCTGCAGAGGGAGACCCCGACTGGCACCCTGAAATGGCACCGAGCTGTAAGGATGTGGTGGTCACCGACGTCACCACCAACCTCGTCACTGTCACCATAAAAGAGTTCCCCTCTCCTGCCTCCTGCCCTGCCTCACCCTCCGCTAGCCCTGAAAAtgcctcctcccctcccccttGCACCACCATTGACGACCCCTCCCCACCCAAGCCATAG